One Kitasatospora sp. NBC_01287 DNA window includes the following coding sequences:
- a CDS encoding M1 family metallopeptidase, with amino-acid sequence MERGAGTTVGSKQIDPYFPDNGDPRYRVHRYELTLDYRPGPNRLAGSARISALAGPEPLREFALDLADFRIGRVLVDGKAAHYTHRGGKLRIRPGRGPAAGAAFTVEVHYSGNPKPVRSQWGGLGWEELTDGALAASQPVGAPSWYPCNDRPADKASYLVSITTPSPYAVVTGGRLLTRTTRASSTTWVYEQAAPTASYLVGIAIGVFEKVLLVDAEPGAVPQSGYVPSQLVSRFAGDFGRQPQMMRFFEELFGPYPFGEYVVVVADEELDVPVEAQGMAAFGVNHVDGLRGSERLVAHELAHQWFGNSVTVADWRHIWLNEGFAKYAEWLWAEHAGGRTAQAHAADAHRLLAGLPQDLRLADPGRKLMFDDRLYERGGLAVHALRVALGEQAFRRMLRDWATGRRHGVVTTADFMAHVRRYAGAGDSVVELFDAWLFEGALPPLPVLPMPVPPLPVAPVPVPPMPVPPMPTVPPAVPAPPAW; translated from the coding sequence ATGGAACGGGGAGCGGGTACGACGGTGGGTAGCAAGCAGATCGACCCGTACTTCCCGGACAACGGCGATCCCCGCTACCGGGTGCACCGCTACGAGCTGACGTTGGACTACCGGCCGGGACCCAACCGGCTGGCCGGCTCGGCGCGGATCAGCGCGCTGGCCGGGCCCGAGCCGCTGCGCGAGTTCGCGCTCGACCTGGCGGACTTCCGGATCGGCCGGGTGCTGGTGGACGGCAAGGCCGCGCACTACACGCACCGCGGCGGCAAGCTGCGGATCCGCCCGGGCCGCGGCCCGGCGGCCGGGGCGGCGTTCACCGTCGAGGTGCACTACAGCGGCAACCCGAAGCCGGTGCGCAGCCAGTGGGGCGGCCTGGGCTGGGAGGAGCTGACCGACGGCGCCCTCGCGGCCAGCCAGCCGGTCGGCGCGCCGTCCTGGTACCCGTGCAACGACCGGCCCGCGGACAAGGCCTCGTACCTGGTCTCGATCACCACGCCCTCGCCGTACGCGGTGGTGACGGGCGGGCGGCTGCTCACCCGGACCACCCGGGCGAGCAGCACCACCTGGGTCTACGAGCAGGCCGCGCCCACCGCGAGCTACCTGGTCGGGATAGCGATCGGCGTCTTCGAGAAGGTGCTGCTGGTGGACGCCGAGCCGGGCGCGGTGCCGCAGTCCGGCTACGTCCCCTCGCAGCTGGTCTCCCGTTTCGCGGGCGACTTCGGGCGCCAGCCGCAGATGATGCGCTTCTTCGAGGAGCTCTTCGGGCCCTACCCGTTCGGCGAGTACGTGGTGGTGGTCGCGGACGAGGAGCTGGACGTCCCGGTCGAGGCGCAGGGCATGGCGGCCTTCGGGGTCAACCACGTGGACGGGCTGCGGGGTTCGGAGCGGCTGGTGGCGCACGAGCTGGCGCACCAGTGGTTCGGCAACAGCGTGACCGTCGCGGACTGGCGGCACATCTGGCTGAACGAGGGCTTCGCCAAGTACGCGGAGTGGCTCTGGGCCGAGCACGCGGGCGGCCGCACCGCCCAGGCCCACGCGGCGGACGCGCACCGGCTGCTGGCCGGGCTCCCCCAGGACCTGCGGCTGGCCGATCCCGGCCGGAAGCTGATGTTCGACGACCGGCTCTACGAGCGCGGCGGCCTGGCCGTGCACGCGCTGCGGGTCGCGCTCGGCGAGCAGGCCTTCCGGCGGATGCTGCGGGACTGGGCCACCGGGCGGCGCCACGGTGTGGTGACCACGGCGGACTTCATGGCGCACGTGCGGCGCTACGCGGGGGCGGGCGACTCGGTGGTGGAGCTGTTCGACGCCTGGCTCTTCGAGGGGGCGCTGCCGCCGCTGCCGGTGCTGCCGATGCCCGTGCCGCCGCTGCCCGTGGCTCCGGTGCCTGTGCCGCCGATGCCCGTGCCGCCGATGCCGACCGTGCCGCCCGCGGTGCCGGCGCCGCCGGCCTGGTAA
- a CDS encoding trans-aconitate 2-methyltransferase, translating to MYSDDDAAALYDLLNPWDPARSPDNAFYDELVLAAPTVLDVGCGTGAMLHRAREQGHTGRLVGLDPDRPSLARARRRSDIEWVDGRAADAAWSGEFDLATMTSHAFQCLVGDEELRASLAAIRAALRPGGRFAFETRHPQARAWLEWNPANAVELTDGAGRALRIWHEVESADDAVVTFNSTTAAPDGTVLHRDRSSLRFLAPEALDYLLAEAGFTVEARYGDWHRGPVTATSREIVTVAVRA from the coding sequence GTGTACTCAGACGATGACGCCGCCGCGCTGTACGACCTGCTGAACCCCTGGGATCCGGCTCGCTCGCCCGACAACGCCTTCTACGACGAACTCGTGCTGGCCGCCCCCACCGTGCTCGACGTCGGCTGTGGCACCGGCGCGATGTTGCACCGCGCGCGTGAACAGGGCCACACCGGGCGGCTGGTCGGCCTCGACCCGGACCGGCCCTCACTGGCCCGGGCCCGGCGCCGGTCCGACATCGAGTGGGTCGACGGCCGGGCGGCGGACGCGGCCTGGTCGGGCGAGTTCGACCTCGCGACGATGACCAGCCACGCCTTCCAGTGCCTGGTCGGCGACGAGGAGTTGCGCGCCTCGCTGGCGGCGATCCGTGCCGCGCTGCGCCCGGGCGGCCGGTTCGCCTTCGAGACCCGCCATCCGCAGGCCCGTGCCTGGCTGGAGTGGAACCCGGCGAACGCCGTCGAGCTCACCGACGGGGCCGGGCGCGCGCTGCGGATCTGGCACGAGGTCGAGTCCGCCGACGACGCAGTCGTCACCTTCAACTCGACGACGGCTGCGCCCGATGGCACCGTGCTCCACCGGGACCGCTCGAGCCTGCGCTTCCTCGCGCCCGAGGCCCTCGACTATCTGCTCGCCGAGGCGGGCTTCACGGTCGAGGCCCGCTACGGCGACTGGCACCGCGGCCCGGTCACCGCCACCAGCCGGGAGATCGTCACTGTCGCCGTCCGCGCCTGA
- a CDS encoding TetR/AcrR family transcriptional regulator, translating into MAETRRADGRRNHELLLAAGRAAFDELGTEVSLREVARRAGVGIGTLYRHFPTREALLEAAMRHGLDALRAEAEELLDAPSTQQALFDWLAAFAVGSTRYQGLPASILAALQDEASDLHRSCAAMRAAAATLLTRAQQAGEVRADLTVNDLLALVAGIAWAGQQAGGAAEGRTERLLAVVRSGIEQR; encoded by the coding sequence GTGGCGGAGACCAGGCGCGCGGACGGCCGGCGCAACCACGAACTCCTGCTGGCGGCCGGCCGGGCCGCCTTCGACGAGCTGGGCACCGAGGTCTCGCTGCGCGAGGTCGCCCGCCGCGCCGGTGTCGGGATCGGCACCCTCTACCGCCACTTCCCGACCCGTGAGGCGCTGCTCGAAGCCGCCATGCGCCACGGCCTGGACGCGCTGCGGGCCGAGGCCGAGGAACTCCTCGACGCGCCGTCGACCCAGCAGGCGCTGTTCGACTGGCTGGCGGCGTTCGCGGTCGGCTCCACCCGCTACCAGGGCCTGCCCGCCTCGATCCTGGCCGCCCTCCAGGACGAGGCCTCCGACCTGCACCGCTCCTGCGCGGCGATGCGCGCGGCAGCCGCGACGCTGCTGACCAGGGCCCAGCAGGCGGGCGAGGTGCGCGCGGACCTGACGGTGAACGACCTGCTCGCCCTGGTGGCCGGGATCGCCTGGGCCGGGCAGCAGGCGGGCGGTGCGGCCGAGGGGCGGACGGAGCGGCTGCTGGCGGTGGTCCGGAGCGGGATCGAGCAGCGGTAG